In one Lolium rigidum isolate FL_2022 chromosome 3, APGP_CSIRO_Lrig_0.1, whole genome shotgun sequence genomic region, the following are encoded:
- the LOC124694926 gene encoding putative cyclin-dependent kinase F-2 → MAIVARKRPAAVLATTTKGPATTSRKKSRTSADQYEKLACLGEGGFGVVQKARHRATGKIVAMKHLSSAGADEAVLRREARFLETCNGNPYVTGFEGLVRDHASGNLCLVMEYVAAPTLHTFMWDRRHSPPLPESRVRAIMWKLLTGAKLMHHRHVVHRDIKPENILISEDCKLVKICDLGLSMCMSESPPYKLVGTVPYIAPEVLLGKPDYDALVDTWSLGCVMAEMLTGETLFEEDVDDDDQGEVNEADPVVPLWGIFRVLGVPDSRTWPEFKSLPLTAEVLPLLPKEQKRNSLRDIFPEQKLSQQGFQVLQGLLTCNPEKRLTAAKALKLPWFAAPRPSAAAAKVEALPLPRKKTPRFIVPAAVLKSQRV, encoded by the coding sequence ATGGCCATAGTCGCCCGCAAGAGACCTGCCGCCGTCCTCGCGACGACCACCAAAGGACCGGCAACGACGTCCCGCAAGAAGAGCCGCACCAGCGCCGATCAGTACGAGAAGTTGGCCTGCCTTGGCGAGGGCGGCTTCGGCGTCGTCCAAAAGGCGCGCCACCGCGCCACCGGCAAGATCGTCGCCATGAAGCACCTCTCGTCGGCGGGAGCGGACGAAGCCGTGCTCCGGCGGGAGGCCCGCTTCCTGGAGACCTGCAACGGGAACCCCTACGTCACCGGCTTCGAGGGCCTCGTACGCGACCACGCCTCCGGAAACCTCTGCCTCGTAATGGAGTACGTCGCCGCGCCGACCCTCCACACCTTCATGTGGGACAGACGCCACAGCCCGCCGCTGCCGGAATCAAGGGTGCGGGCCATCATGTGGAAGCTACTGACGGGGGCCAAGCTAATGCACCACCGCCACGTTGTCCACCGAGACATCAAGCCGGAGAACATCCTCATCAGTGAAGACTGCAAACTCGTGAAGATCTGCGACCTAGGGCTATCAATGTGCATGTCCGAATCGCCGCCCTACAAGCTTGTCGGCACGGTGCCGTACATCGCCCCAGAGGTCCTCCTGGGCAAGCCGGATTATGACGCGCTGGTCGACACCTGGTCGCTCGGGTGCGTGATGGCCGAGATGCTCACCGGCGAGACACTTTTTGAAGAAGATGTTGACGACGACGACCAGGGCGAGGTCAACGAGGCGGACCCCGTAGTCCCTCTCTGGGGTATCTTCCGGGTGCTCGGCGTGCCAGACAGCCGAACGTGGCCGGAGTTCAAGTCCCTGCCGCTCACAGCCGAGGTGCTGCCACTGCTGCCGAAGGAGCAGAAGCGCAACAGTTTGCGGGACATCTTCCCGGAACAGAAGCTGTCACAGCAAGGGTTCCAGGTGTTGCAAGGGCTTCTCACCTGCAATCCCGAGAAGCGGCTCACGGCGGCCAAGGCGCTCAAACTTCCATGGTTCGCTGCTCCTCGTCCATCGGCCGCCGCAGCTAAGGTTGAAGCATTGCCATTGCCGAGAAAGAAGACCCCGCGCTTCATTGTTCCTGCTGCGGTATTGAAATCACAACGGGTGTAG
- the LOC124694927 gene encoding putative cyclin-dependent kinase F-2, with the protein MAACKRPAAVFDADHATTTQASTAACKRSRPSLRSSDEYEEVARLGKGGFGVVVQARHRVTGKTVAIKYAAELEQEASFLQACSGNPYVVGFEGLMRDHATGGHCLAMEYVAAPSLHAFLWERRRDGPLPESKVRAFMWKLLTGTKMMHDRHVVHRDIKPANILVGQDGELVKMCDLGLALHMSDSPPYSQVGTVPYMAPEMLLHKPDYDALVDTWSLGCVMAEMLTGKTLFHEDDDDDSHQDKFDDTTHIVQLWSIFRVLGMPDDRTWPEFKSLPLTAKFQQLLPGGLNHNRLRDMFPEERLSEQGFQVLQGLLTCNPDKRLTAAKALKHPWFTAPRPSVAAAKAEALPLRRKKTPGFLVALAAALKAQQV; encoded by the coding sequence ATGGCCGCCTGCAAGCGTCCTGCCGCCGTCTTCGACGCCGACCACGCGACGACCACCCAAGCATCAACGGCGGCATGCAAGAGGAGCCGTCCCAGCCTCAGAAGCTCGGATGAGTACGAGGAGGTGGCCCGCCTCGGCAAGGGTGGCTTCGGCGTCGTCGTCCAGGCGCGCCACCGCGTCACCGGCAAGACCGTCGCCATCAAGTACGCTGCCGAGCTGGAGCAGGAGGCCAGCTTCCTGCAGGCCTGTAGCGGGAACCCATACGTGGTCGGCTTCGAGGGCCTGATGCGCGACCACGCCACCGGCGGTCACTGCCTCGCCATGGAGTACGTGGCCGCGCCGAGCCTCCATGCCTTCTTGTGGGAGAGGCGCCGCGACGGGCCGCTTCCGGAATCAAAGGTGCGCGCCTTCATGTGGAAGCTCCTGACCGGGACGAAGATGATGCACGACCGCCACGTGGTCCACCGCGACATCAAGCCGGCCAACATCCTCGTCGGCCAAGACGGCGAACTCGTGAAGATGTGCGACCTCGGGCTCGCACTCCACATGTCCGACTCGCCGCCCTACTCCCAGGTCGGCACCGTCCCCTACATGGCGCCGGAAATGCTGCTGCACAAGCCGGACTACGACGCGCTCGTGGACACCTGGTCGCTCGGGTGCGTCATGGCCGAGATGCTCACCGGCAAGACTCTGTTccacgaggacgacgatgacgacagcCACCAGGACAAGTTCGACGATACAACTCACATAGTCCAGCTCTGGAGTATCTTCCGAGTGCTTGGCATGCCCGACGACCGGACGTGGCCGGAGTTCAAGTCCCTGCCGCTCACCGCCAAGTTTCAGCAGCTGCTACCCGGGGGGCTCAATCACAACAGGCTGCGGGATATGTTCCCTGAAGAGAGGCTGTCAGAGCAAGGATTCCAGGTGCTGCAAGGGCTTCTCACCTGCAATCCCGACAAGCGACTCACGGCGGCCAAGGCGCTCAAGCACCCATGGTTCACCGCTCCTCGTCCCTCTGTCGCCGCTGCAAAGGCTGAAGCTTTGCCGTTGCGGAGAAAGAAGACGCCAGGCTTCTTGGTTGCACTAGCGGCGGCATTGAAAGCACAACAGGTGTAA